One Saccharomycodes ludwigii strain NBRC 1722 chromosome VI, whole genome shotgun sequence DNA segment encodes these proteins:
- the TRS65 gene encoding Trs65p (similar to Saccharomyces cerevisiae YGR166W | TRS65 | TRapp Subunit), with protein MTDSLNDSAFNESIEKSFMNETGHVQLFILPNTRSTNKEKNEKKGLDDYIRNIKFENDPAAIFKYFQELELKRKFVIFDEILPVYVVHLKKNNCIYLENPTLSFQINSTKLYSSNAELKEIRNINVNQKDTITIYKVLNLKDIFQHFVYKNNMVMNNGRNNKISITLSYIERSHNGHDDTAGNSASETYNSGFITSFEPLSPFVNMENSANNTTNSTDTLLAKKNHTFKNFPIYSVLNFRLRNVSLMRLKKIISSLDLQPSKTLVYLREKYGGGGDTSNLYLKIIDISYFLINDSFLQLDPMINTDDDVNSIINPNESIFLTTDKSFTVNYDLPFQTSNQIKISIRYLVNYCDTEYIEIETVWETQVNVNKSILSPLVPQNLPQSSNNFSSTNNIITNDVETSLSGVDNTTSNANKGGTLVNTAGNTLAASNTTTTSTSTTTTTTTTTTTTNNNNNNNNNATNNKNSIVNSPTLNVNSNDKAINSLTQIVNSISKNNNNNGTNSTNSLTQFGLVNSTPMLNGTKSFKPMISNNSSSSNNSPYIIRNVNNWGNILSNQGSSIQVRAHGLYNNEAVYCKLGQTFKIKLQIQTIDNNLNNNNNNNNNYENTGIIEDVVLLNNSSGTTTNGTGNNSMNANNRNRSNSTPNRRNYGGNNASKTKLKNISNDTNKNLCGIVVYQTLNIPGNTCNMNNGASDYLSVFNTNNSTVANTRVTSGINTPNAPFSLSSSELNSTYSGTQQQQPSLSAMYWSWKKRLAQLPYQNGVILLNNDYKIPMEDLENKTIEFDLELIGLQRGYYPSLNGLKLVDLSSGEVIEFGSKLAVMVE; from the coding sequence atgACTGATTCACTGAACGATTCCGCCTTTAATGAATCTATTGAAAAGAGCTTTATGAATGAAACTGGACATGTCCAATTGTTCATATTGCCAAATACTAGAAGTACCaataaagagaaaaatgaaaagaaaggCCTTGATGATTATATCaggaatataaaatttgaGAATGATCCAGCTGCtatattcaaatattttcaggaattggaattaaaaagaaaatttgttatatttgatGAAATTTTGCCTGTATATGTTGTACActtgaagaaaaacaattgtATCTATCTTGAAAATCCTACTCTCTCGTTTCAAATAAACTCTACTAAATTATATTCGAGTAACGCTGAGTTAAAAGAAATTCGAAACATCAATGTCAACCAAAAAGATACTATTACCATATacaaagttttaaatttaaaagatattttccaacattttgtttataaaaataacatggTTATGAATAAtggtagaaataataaaatatctatTACTTTATCATATATAGAAAGAAGCCACAATGGTCATGATGATACTGCGGGCAACAGCGCATCAGAAACATACAATTCTGGTTTTATCACAAGTTTTGAACCGTTATCCCCATTTGTTAACATGGAGAATAGTGCAAATAATACCACAAACTCAACAGACACATTActtgccaaaaaaaatcacaccttcaaaaattttccCATATATTCTGTATTAAATTTTAGATTAAGGAATGTTTCACTGATGAggttaaagaaaattatatcTTCTCTAGACTTGCAGCCATCTAAAACGTTGGTATATTTAAGGGAAAAATATGGAGGTGGCGGAGATACttcaaatttatatttgaaaattatagaTATATCATATTTTCTAATTAACGATTCATTTTTACAGTTAGATCCTATGATAAATACGGATGACGATGTAaattctattattaatcCAAATGAGTCCATATTTTTGACGACAGATAAGTCATTTACAGTTAATTACGACTTGCCTTTCCAAACATCAAatcaaattaaaatatccaTACGATATTTGGTGAATTATTGTGACACTGAGTATATTGAAATTGAAACTGTTTGGGAAACACAAGTTAATGTAAATAAATCTATTCTTTCGCCACTTGTCCCACAGAATTTGCCACAATCATCCAATAACTTTAGTTCTACTAATAACATAATTACTAATGATGTTGAAACATCTTTAAGTGGTGTAGACAATACCACTAGTAACGCTAACAAGGGTGGTACCTTGGTTAATACAGCAGGTAATACTTTGGCAGCTAGcaatactactactactagtactagtactactactactactactactactactactactactaataataataataacaataataataatgcaactaataataaaaattcaatcGTCAATTCACCCACTTTAAATGTCAATTCCAATGATAAGGCTATAAATTCATTAACCCAAATAGTCAACAGTATTTCGaagaataacaataacaatggtaCCAACTCTACCAATTCTCTAACTCAATTTGGTTTAGTAAATAGTACACCAATGTTAAACGGGacaaaatcttttaaaccAATGataagtaataatagtagtagtagtaacaaCAGTCCGTACATTATTAGAAACGTAAATAATTGGGGAAATATATTGAGTAATCAAGGAAGCTCAATTCAAGTTAGAGCACATGGATTGTACAATAATGAAGCTGTTTATTGTAAGTTAGGAcaaacatttaaaataaagttacAGATCCAAACTATTGATAACAATcttaacaataacaataataataataataattatgaaAACACTGGCATTATCGAAGATGTTGTTTTGTTAAATAATTCTAGCGGTACCACTACTAATGGTACcggtaataatagtatgAATGCGAACAATAGAAACAGAAGTAATAGCACCCCAAATAGACGTAATTACGGTGGTAACAATGCTAGTAAAACTAAGCTTAAAAACATTAGTAATGataccaataaaaatttatgtGGGATCGTAGTATACCAAACTTTAAATATTCCAGGAAATACATGCAATATGAATAACGGTGCTAGTGACTATTTATCtgtttttaatacaaataatagtacGGTTGCTAATACGCGTGTTACATCAGGTATTAATACACCAAACGCACCATTTTCCTTATCTTCATCTGAATTAAATTCGACTTATTCAGGGacacagcaacaacaaccatCGTTAAGTGCAATGTATTGGAGTTGGAAGAAAAGATTGGCACAGTTGCCCTACCAAAATGGTGTTATACTATTGAACAATGATTATAAGATCCCGATGGAAGATttagaaaacaaaacaattgAATTTGATTTGGAATTAATTGGA
- the MRPS35 gene encoding mitochondrial 37S ribosomal protein mS45 (similar to Saccharomyces cerevisiae YGR165W | MRPS35 | Mitochondrial Ribosomal Protein Small subunit), with translation MLSSTSRLKTTNKAITTQIQLVRNISRRRIAYPFYKFKKLGKTHEKQHDTNLKYAMRQFLGPRDYKGEYPFNKYFAVPTNHQPKYVTPDLERGLSLRDPITGQILEVGGSGSGRNTNLVPSSQSSRLSNEEDIQARINRQQTSNSAISNRRLQPFPANEFCQTNCIVGNELKEQIYQEIEVNHVSSQTVSQKYGLKIPRVEAIVKLMKIEHHWESTKSVIPDLQAMSETMYKMFPLFTPKQTSENLSEIPVPPKALTSRFMVLAESQPFGPVDASNVLGLEPAETTLEKLATLGEHSAHNISSASGSKNTKKHKVVYGVVNKGDKAILKFVNAKIGEVGYRYGAGNRDNKKDRKIGFNKLGQMIYI, from the coding sequence ATGCTTTCATCCACTTCCCgtttaaaaacaacaaacaaGGCTATTACTACCCAAATACAACTTGTTAGAAACATTTCTAGAAGAAGAATAGCTTACCctttttataaattcaaaaaattgggGAAAACACATGAGAAGCAACATGACACTAATTTAAAATACGCCATGAGACAGTTTTTGGGACCAAGGGACTACAAGGGCGAATATCCATTCAACAAGTATTTTGCTGTTCCAACTAATCATCAACCAAAATATGTTACTCCAGATTTAGAGAGAGGTTTATCCTTAAGAGATCCGATCACTGGCCAAATTCTTGAAGTTGGTGGTAGTGGATCTGGTAGAAATACTAATTTAGTTCCATCTTCTCAATCTTCCAGATTAAGCAATGAAGAAGATATTCAGGCCAGAATAAACAGACAGCAAACAAGCAACTCAGCTATTAGTAACAGAAGATTGCAACCATTTCCTGCTAATGAATTTTGCCAAACAAACTGCATAGTTGGTAATGAATTAAAAGAGCAAATTTATCAAGAAATTGAAGTTAATCATGTCTCTTCACAAACAGTTTCTCAAAAGTATGGTTTAAAAATCCCAAGAGTGGAAGCTATTGTTAAACTAATGAAAATTGAACATCACTGGGAATCTACCAAGAGTGTTATACCTGATTTACAAGCAATGTCCGAAACCATGTACAAAATGTTTCCATTATTTACACCAAAGCAAACTTCTGAAAATTTGAGTGAAATTCCTGTGCCTCCCAAGGCATTGACTTCTAGATTTATGGTTTTGGCTGAATCTCAACCATTTGGTCCTGTTGATGCCTCCAATGTTCTTGGCTTAGAACCTGCTGAAACTACCTTAGAGAAACTGGCAACCTTGGGAGAACACAGTGCTCATAATATTTCATCTGCTTCAGGATCcaaaaatactaaaaagCATAAAGTTGTTTATGGTGTAGTTAACAAGGGTGATAAAgctattttaaaatttgtcAACGCTAAAATTGGGGAAGTTGGTTACCGTTACGGTGCTGGTAATAGGGATAACAAGAAAGATAGGAAAATTGGATTTAATAAGCTAGGTCAAatgatttatatttga